Part of the Tetragenococcus koreensis genome, AATCATAGTGAAAAAAATTAAAAAGCTCGCACCAATAATCACATCTGGTGAAACTAGTAAAACATTATTAAAGCTAAGCAAGGTATTTTTAAGCCAGCGTTTTTTATTATAATAAATGCCAATCGCACCCAAAACACCAATCATTGTCGCAATCAAAGCTGATAAAAATGCCAACAAGAAAGTGTTTAATACTATAATTAATAGACGCGAATCAGCAAACAACGCCTGGTAATGAGCCAAAGAAAAGCCGGTAAATTGATTCATGGTGGTACCAGTATTAAAAGAGTAAAAAATTAAATAAAAAATCGGTAAATAAAGTAACAGAAAAACAATCGTTAAATATATGTGGGACCACCGAAATTTTCTCATTTTTTAATCCTCCTCCCTTTCTTTTCTTGAGTCAATAACATCACAATAAACATCGCGAAAATTAAAATAACACCAATTGTCGCACCCATGCCCCAATTTTGGGTAATCAAAAAGTGTTGTTCAATCGCAGTTCCTAGCGTGATGACTCGATTGCCTCCGATTAAACGCGTCAACATAAATAAAGAAAGCGATGGGATAAATACCGCTTGCACCCCACTTTTGACACCACTTAGTGACAAAGGGAAAATCACACGACGAAAAGCTTGATAACTATTTGCTCCTAAATCCCGACTAGCACTGACAAGTGATGGGTCAATTTCTTCTAACGCATTATAAATTGGCATAATCATAAAAGGAATTTCGATATAGGTTGCCACAACTAAAAAACTGGCGTCGGTGAATAATAGCTGAGTGGGGCCAAGCCCAAAAAATTCAAGAAAATGATTGACACTGCCATCGATACTAAAAATCCCGATAAACGCGTAAGCTTTTAAAAGTAAATTAATCCAGGTTGGCAAAATAATTAATAGCAACCATAAGTCTTTATATTTTAACTTAGTCAAAAAGTAAGCTGTTGGGTAGCTGATTAGTAATGTAAATAAAGTAATCAAAAAAGCATACCAAATTGAATTTAAAGTCATTATCAGATATTTTCCGGAAGTGAAATACGTTTGATAATTTTCAAGCGTAAAAGCCCCTTGCATATCAAAGAAGGATTGATAAATAATTAAAGCGACTGGCGCAATAACAAATAAAAGTAACCAAACAAAATAAGGGAATGTATAGAATTTTCTTGTCTTTGTCATTTATTCACCTACTTTACTCATAACTTTCTAAACGGCTATCAAAATCTTTTTCTGTTTCATTAAAACGCATAACATGGATATCTTCGGGTTCAAAACTTAAACCCACCTGGCTGCCTTCAACTGCCTTTTTAGTGGAGTGAACCATCCATTCGTTTCCTTGTCTATCGCTAGTTATTATTTCATAGTGTACGCCTCGAAATAACTGGGTATCCACGCTTACGCTCAACTTGCCTTGTTCAACTGAAGTTAGTTTTAAGTCCTCGGGTCGAATCACTACTTCGACCGGTTCATTTACCCGCATACCACCGTCGACACAGGTAAAACGTTCTCCTACCATTTCTACCAAATTGTCTTCTATCATAGTGCCATCAATGATATTACTTTCACCAACAAAATCGTCAACAAAATGATTAATAGGTTCATCATAAATAGCAACTGGCGTTCCTTTTTGCATAATTTTCCCTTGGTTCATCACAAAGATTTGATCACTCATCGCCAAAGCTTCTTCTTGATCATGGGTAACAAAAATAAAGGTGATTCCTAAACGTTTTTGCAGGTCGCGCAGTTCATACTGCATGTCTGTTCGCAGTTTTAAGTCTAAAGCTGATAAAGGTTCATCTAATAAGAGGACTTTCGGTTTATTTACAATGGCCCGAGCAATGGCTACTCTTTGCCTTTGTCCCCCTGACATTTCGCTAATTTCGCGCATTTCATAACCTGCTAATTGCACTAAACGAAGTGCTTCATAGACAGTTTCTTTTATTTTATCTTTAGCAACTTTTTTGATTTTCAGTCCAAAAGCTACATTATCAAAGACATTCATATGAGGAAATAAGGCATAATCTTGAAACACAGTATTTACTTGTCGGCGATTGGCAGGAACTTCATTGATTCTTTTTTCGCCAAAAAGGATGTCTCCTTGATCAACATCAGTAAAACCAGCAATTGCGCGTAAAATAGTTGTTTTACCACAACCTGACGGACCTAAAAGGGTATAAAACTTTCCCTCTTCAATATCAAATGAAACATCTTCTAGGATCGTTTCATCAGCAACTTTTTTTAGTGATATGATTAAACGAAATAATGGGTTGACTCACTTATTTCCCTCCTCGATAAATAGCATTCAATTTCTTGTGTTAATTAGCCTGTACAAGGATAATTTTTTTCTAGCAAAAACGCAAGCCCTTTGGATGAAAATTTTGGGACTTTATTGCTTGTTTTAAATGCTATCAGCAAAATTAGAAAATGTGTTATGATAAAGTCAAAGAAATAGTAATAATGGGCGCTGAATAAATCAACGTTTGCAAAGGAATGATAACAATGGAAAATTTTTTAGCTTTTGAAGTCACGCAAGCAGAGAATGTTTTTTCTCGGGGGATCGTTAGAAAACAAAGCGATTCGTTAAAAAAAGACCATGTTCGGGTTCAAGTAGAGTATTCTGATATTAATTATAAAGATGCCTTAGCAGCTACCAAAAATGGTGGAGTCGTTAGAGATTATCCTAAAGTTATCGGAATTGACTTAGCCGGGACTATTATTGAGTCAAACACTGACAGTTGGACAACTGGACAAAAGGTATTGATCACAGGTTACGGCTTAGGCATTAGTAATGATGGCGGGTTCAGTCAAGTTCAAGATGTGCCAGCTGAATGGCTGGTTGAAGTTCCACAAAATTTTAGTACAAAAGAAGCCATGAAATTCGGAACGGCAGGATTTACAGCAGCTTTAGCAGTAAGAGCGCTAGAAAAAGAAGATCCAGAAAAAAACGCCCCAATTCTTGTTACTGGTGCTACAGGCGGTGTGGGGAATACAGCTATTGCGCTTTTACATCAATTAGGTTATACAAACATCACTGCGATGTCGTCTAAAAAAACACAGGCAGACTGGTTAACAGGTTTAGGAGCGAGCGATATTCAAGCGCCAGCAGAAATCTTACCTGAAAAAAAATCACCCTTAGGTAAACAAAAATTTGCAGCCGTAATTGATACAGTTGGAGGAAATATTTTAGCAGGATTGCTTCCGCTCATTCAATACGGAGGTTGTGCTATTTTGTGCGGCAATGCTAGTGGCATAACTTTGGATACGACGGTCTTGCCGTTTATTCTACGTAGTATCAAAATGATCGGCATTGATTCAGTTCAGGTAGAAATGACACAAAGAAAACAGATTTGGCAATTTTTAGCTGAACACAAAACAATCTTGGAGAAATTATCTTATCAAGAAGTTGAGTTAACTGATTTAGAAGAAACCATTGAATCGCTACTAAACGGCACCCATACTGGACGAACGATTATTGATATGGGAGTGAGCAAATGAGAGTATTAATTACCGCAGGTGGTACCTCAGAAAAAATCGATGATGTACGTTCCATTACCAATCATTCGTCTGGGCGTTTAGGTTGCTTAATTGCAGAAGAATTCTTAAAAAATCATGCCACTGTCGATTTCGTAACGACTGCCCAAGCAAAGCATCCAGCAGAAAATAAAAAGTTGCAACTTTATGAAATTGAAGGAACGCAAGGATTGGCGGATCAATTGCAAGAACTATTGCAAAAGACGACATACGACGCTGTGATTCATAGCATGGCGGTGAGTGATTTTACGCCTGCTCAAACCTTCTCCCAAGAAGATTTCTTAGCGTCCATCAATCATTTATTTCAAGAAAAAAAGGGCCCCTTAACTAAAGAAGATCTCACACAATTAACCGATCGCACAGAAGCGGATGAAAAGAAAATTTCTTCTGATACCGAACAACTTTATTTAGTGTTAAAAAAGACGCCAAAAGTGATTCAACTAATTAAAAAAATCCAGCCTGAAACTTTGCTGGTAGGATTTAAATTATTAGTCGATGTTTCAAAACAAACGTTAATTACGACCGCGCAAGCAGGGATTGGAAAAAATCAGGCGGATTATATCTTAGCTAATGATCTAGCAAAAATTAAAGATAATCAGCACATTGGGTACTTGATTGACAAAAATGGCCAAATTATTGGTGAAAAGCAAACAAAAGAAAGTATTGCACAACTAATCTTCCAAACAATCGACCGTCACAATACGTGATCTTATAGGAGGTAAATAAAATGACGAAACATATATTATTAGGAGTAACTGGCAGCATCTCTGCCTATAAATCTGCTGATATCGCCAATGAATTAACCAAAAAAGGCTATGCG contains:
- a CDS encoding ABC transporter permease; its protein translation is MTKTRKFYTFPYFVWLLLFVIAPVALIIYQSFFDMQGAFTLENYQTYFTSGKYLIMTLNSIWYAFLITLFTLLISYPTAYFLTKLKYKDLWLLLIILPTWINLLLKAYAFIGIFSIDGSVNHFLEFFGLGPTQLLFTDASFLVVATYIEIPFMIMPIYNALEEIDPSLVSASRDLGANSYQAFRRVIFPLSLSGVKSGVQAVFIPSLSLFMLTRLIGGNRVITLGTAIEQHFLITQNWGMGATIGVILIFAMFIVMLLTQEKKGRRIKK
- a CDS encoding YhdH/YhfP family quinone oxidoreductase, coding for MENFLAFEVTQAENVFSRGIVRKQSDSLKKDHVRVQVEYSDINYKDALAATKNGGVVRDYPKVIGIDLAGTIIESNTDSWTTGQKVLITGYGLGISNDGGFSQVQDVPAEWLVEVPQNFSTKEAMKFGTAGFTAALAVRALEKEDPEKNAPILVTGATGGVGNTAIALLHQLGYTNITAMSSKKTQADWLTGLGASDIQAPAEILPEKKSPLGKQKFAAVIDTVGGNILAGLLPLIQYGGCAILCGNASGITLDTTVLPFILRSIKMIGIDSVQVEMTQRKQIWQFLAEHKTILEKLSYQEVELTDLEETIESLLNGTHTGRTIIDMGVSK
- a CDS encoding phosphopantothenate--cysteine ligase → MRVLITAGGTSEKIDDVRSITNHSSGRLGCLIAEEFLKNHATVDFVTTAQAKHPAENKKLQLYEIEGTQGLADQLQELLQKTTYDAVIHSMAVSDFTPAQTFSQEDFLASINHLFQEKKGPLTKEDLTQLTDRTEADEKKISSDTEQLYLVLKKTPKVIQLIKKIQPETLLVGFKLLVDVSKQTLITTAQAGIGKNQADYILANDLAKIKDNQHIGYLIDKNGQIIGEKQTKESIAQLIFQTIDRHNT